The DNA region GCTGTTCATGCCCGTCGGCGATGCCAGCGAAGAGATGCTGGCGCTCCTCTGTCTTTTCGTCGAGAACGGCTACGTGATCATGGATGACGAGATCGGTGAACCGGCCGGCGACCTCGGGCCGTACATCGAATTGGGGTTGTTGGACGCCGATAAGGCGTTCCCGCTGTCCTTCCTCGAACGCGCCACTCTGGAACAGAACTGTGCCGAGCTGGCGTTCATGGCACACAACATGGTGCTTACGATGCAGGCGATGGGACTTGGCGGATTGTATTTTGCGGGGATCAACGAACTGAGCCTGTTCGGTGCCCCGATGCGTGACGATCTCGACGGGCTCGGGTTCCGGTTCGTCGACAATGAGGACTGGACTGTACCGAACCCAGTGGGCCTCGACGACCGGTACGAGGGCCTCTGTCCACCCTACTATCCGGACATGCACGCGGCGGTCGACGAACTCGTCGAGCGAAAGTTCGGCCCGGGCGGCACCTACGACCCGGCGACGCCTGGTCCGTGGGAGGACAGCGAGGCGGTGAAGCGCTCTATCGAGCCATACGACGACGAGACGGTCGAGTGCCTCGGCGAAATCGCCCAGTACGTCTACGACAAACACGGGAAGTTCCCGGGGACAGTGCCGACGATGGTGCTGCCCGGTTGCGTCCAGGCACACCATATTGATACGAACTACTACGACGCGCATTTCAAAGCCGGTGTGTACCTCGATACCCACGCCGAGCACATGCAGCGATGGCACGAAGAGGAAAGCCCGTCTTGATCGCCTCTCACATTCGGGAACGATTACCCGGAGGACGTTATCGCAGGCATGTCTACTCTATATCCAGCACGCCTGTCCTGGTGGCAACTTAGTAGGTAATTCAGACGCTGCTGAATACAGGGCACGAATGTCGCACGAGATGAAAGTCGATCTCCGAAAGTCGGGGATCGCTCAGTACAGGGCGAGAATGTTGTACGAGATTCAATTCGGGTTTCGAAGGTGGTGATCGCTCAGAACAGAGGAGGTACGTATTAGAGACAGGAATGCCCGATTGGCGAGGCGCGGGGTGATTGGGGCGTATTCATCAGCGACGTATGCGTCCCAGTATCCGGCTTCGAACGTCATCGGCGGAAACGTACGTTTGGTTGTCGGTTGGGCCAAGCACTTCATCAAGGGATTCCCATCCATCCTGCGTTTCGATTTCATAGTCGCCATAGGCCTCGATCAAGTCATCCGTCGTGGTTGGATAGTCATGGGTTTCGAGTGCTTCATCAAGGTCATCAAGCTGCTCAACAGTGTCGTTGCGTATCGGTTCGGCCTCATCGGCCCGGGTACGTGCTTCCTCAACTTCTCGCTCTTGCTGGCGTCGCTCTTCGTCATCTGCTTGTTTGTCCTGGCCCTGTTTGTCATCTGCCATCGCGTGCAATAGGGGATCGATTCGGATAACGGTGTGGTCGCTCATCGGTGCGACCGCCTCTACAGACCTCTCCTGGGATCGGTACATTCGTATCCATGTGAGTCGGTTGGTTCTGCCCAGTGTGGAGAACTAAACAAGGTCGATGGGCTGACTATATCCTCTGTATTCAGCAGACAACTCTTGTTATCTACTGAGGGTTACAACAAAACGTGCTAATCGCGTTTCAAATAACTCATAATCGGGTTCTGCGTCCGGAAGAATAGGTTTGGTCTCTCTTCGAAGGCCGATTATGAAGATAGTCTAGGAACGGTTTCACGATAAGAATCTCCCCTCGAGCGTATGACTTTTGTCCTAATCGTCGAATAAGGGGCTTCTCGAGGCGGTTAGGGAGCATTCGCGTATGTTTTAGTGAATGCCGAGACTGATGGACGAGCGAGGTCCATTTCGTGATCGGTACTCGCTGGGTAGCTGCAGGGCTCAAGGCGTCAAACGTGCATAATCGGTTCGAGACGCACTCTCGGGTGCGTTTACCTTCTCGAGAGGGGTTTCGGTCCGATCGGTAATTCCAGTGTTGTCTAGCACCCCAAAACCGATAGCAGGGAACCGATTATGAACTTTTGAATTGGAAACTGGACGGCCACGCGTTCGACTCGAGTGGGTGAGTGAGATCCCTGCAGAGAAGGCTCCAAACCAGCGAATTCATTTTCGTGGATTGGATCTGAGACGCTCTTCGTAACGTTTCTTTTCCGGGTAAGCGCTAACCCGGAAAACGCAAGAGGGAAACCGATTATGAACTTTTGAGAGCGTGATTTCTCCGCTTTTCGGACCACTCTCTTTCTCTTGGTCATGCCTGTTACTGCCCTGGACGCTATCTCGAGCGATAATCGCCTAACTCCAGTATCTCTTCCTAGGTTCGTCCAGAGGCCACCTCTACACACATCTTCCGGACAGCTGTCGTGGTTATGACCACCGAGTGTTCTGGCCCATGCGATCGTCAAAGCGGTCGTCCCTTCTATGAACCTCTTCGTTCGTCAACGAGCCATAATTCGTGGACATCCTATACTCGGCTTCTAGTTGAGAAGCTCTACCCACCCAGACCTTACTCGAGTGCCTTCTGGCGGGAACGAAAAGGTCATCACACGCGACACTCACATTCGGTCCAATGGTTGACGACGACCGCGTCGCTATCCACGAGGCGACTACCGGATTCCTCGAGGATCGCGACGACGGTGAGCAGGCGCTCGAGACCGTTCTCGAGGTGGATTCGCGGCTCGAGACCTGGACGTTCAAGGACGTCGAGGTGGACTCTGGAACCTTCGGCGAATTGGTTTCGCGCGGGATTGTCGAAAAGGCCGATGGCGAGTACCATGTTGCCGACTGTGAAGCCGTCCAGGCGGCGCTCACTGGCGAGGACGTGACGGCTGGAGGTGGGCCTGCGTTACCTGATCTCGAGAACTGGTCGCCGACACTGGGCGTCTGGGGCGACATCCGAGCGCTCGCGGGACTCGTCGGTGCGCTGTGTTTCCTGTTCGCGATGCGGCTGACGCAGTACGGGTCAGTATTCCAGGGAGAGGATGTGGTGTCGCCAGGGAACGATCCGTACTACTATCGCTACTGGATGGACGAATTGCTGTCACAGTCGACGAACCCGGGTGATTTCGGGTTACTTGCCGAGATGCCCCAGGGAGCGATCAGAGACCGTCCACTCACTCACGCCCTCAACTGGTGGTTCGCGGCGTTGCTCGGTGGCGATCAGGCGGCCGCCGATACCGTGGCCGCCTGGCTCCCCGTCGTTGCGACGCTGGCGCTGGGCGTCGTCGTATACGCCCTGGCCGTCGTCGTCACGCGTGACCCCCGTGTGGGCATCGCGTCGGTGGTATTGCTGGCAGTCGCGCCCGTTCACGCGGTGTACACGCAGGTCGGATTTCTCGAGCACCGCCTCCATCAGTACTTCTGGCTCGGCGTGACGCTGCTGGCGCTAGCCTGGCTCGCGATGGATCTGACGCGCCGACGTGAGCAGGCAGGGACACGTGAGGCGATTCGCGGACATCTCCGTTCACCGATCACGTGGGTCTGGGCGCTCATGCTGGGGTTCACGCTGGGGATTTCGGCCCACCTCTGGGGTGGGTCATCGCTACTGTTCATGCCGCTGGCGGCGTACATCGGGCTAAAGGCAGCGCTTGATGCCCGTGACGGGGTCTCGCCGACGCTCGCCAACCTGCCGCTGCTTGTTGGACTGGGGTTAGGGAGCACGCTGTCGGCGTGGCTGTACGTCGCCTGGGACTGGCAGATGGGGTTTGTGGCGTTCACCCCGGCAATGGTGCTCGGTGGCGCCCTCTGTGTGTTCTTGCTTGGAGAACTATGGCGAACTCTCGAGTTCCACGTGGGCGGACTGGTCGTTCTCGAGGCCGCCCTCACTGGGCTCGGAATCTACCTGTTTCGGCAGTTTCGACCCGCCGACTGGGCGGACGCGCAGACACGAGCCGACGACCTGTTGCTCCGCGAGGGATATACGGAGTCGGTGTCGCTGTTCACACCGGAGTACATGGTGCTCTTTGGCCCGCTGGTCCAGCTCGGGATCAGTTTCTACCTCGGCGTGGCCGTCATGGGCTGGGCGATCTGGCTTCTCACGCGTCGGTACGAGCCGGCCTGGTTGTTACTCACGGTGTACGCCGCCGTGTTGATGGTGCTCGCCGGCATCCAGATTCGCTTTGCCGCCCAGTTCATGATCCCCATCGCCGTATTGGGCGGGCTGGGTTTCGTCTACTTGCTGTCGGCGATCGACCTTTCTCGACGGCCGGTCCCGTTCCGGTCGACCGAGGACCGACGTGTCGCTGCTGATGGCGGTGAGAAACTGTCGTTCCCCGAACGTCAGAAGGTGGTGTACCTCCTCGGAATCGGCGTGCTCGTCTGCGGAATGGGCCTGCTCTTCGTGCCCGGTCTGTCGGGCCAGATCGCTTACAGTGAATCCGAGCATGCGGCCACCCAGGCCATCGACGACCATGCGACCGAGTGGAACCGGACCTACCCCGAGAACTTCGTCCTGAGTGCGTGGGGCGAAAACCGCATGTACAACTACTTCGTCAGTGGTGAATCGGAGAGATACGGTTACGCACGGTCGAACTTCGGGGAGTTCCGGTCCAGCGACGACCCCGATGGCTACTATGGCCAGTTCGAGGGCCGAGTCGGGTACGTCATTCTAACCGACCTCGAACGTGATGTGACCACCGACACCGCCCAGCGCCAACTGCTCGGGGGACTCGGTACCGGTGGTGAAGGCGAACCGCTCGCACACTATCAGCTCTTGTACGCCGACGAAGATCGATCGACAGTCGCTTTCGCCGTTGTTCCAGGAGCGACGATTAATGCGACTGGGGAGTCTGGCGAGACGGTGGCCGTATCGACTGAGGTCAACGTTTTCGGCGAGTCGTTCACCTACGAAACCGAGGGGAAGGTTGGGAATAACGGTAGGCTCGAGGTGACCGTTCCCTACGCAGGGGAATACACGCTTGGAGAACGGACGGTAACCGTGAACGAGGGTGACGTGATTAATGGAAGAGAAGTCGTCCTCGAGGGGTGATACTCTTCTGTCTTAGATATGTGAGAGGTCTCGCCAGTGTTCTATTCCCAGTAATCTACGGCGAAGATCCACGACTTCAATTGCCGGTAACTGACATTTGTCCCTAGCCTGGTAAGATATGAATAACATCCTTTCGATGAGGTCTCGCTCGGTGTAGTTAACCCGACCGCTCAATCCTAATCGAGCAAGGCAGTCCGATAGCCGAATTGATCCACGAGAAATACGGTGTCGAAGAGATCGTATTTCTCGTTGAGTCGATGCAGAAACGCAGCTGCCGGATCGGTGCCATGCCGACCAAATAACACGACGTCGAGAATCAGCTTCGTTTCGGTGTCTATTGCAGCGTGCAACCAAGACTACTCGCCGTTGATCTTAACAGCAGTCTCGTCAACCGCGACCCGCTTCGGCTGCACCTCAGGCGGGTCGCACCCGCTGTCAGCCAGCCGATGCACCCAATTCCAAACCGCTCCATGTGAACGTTCAACGCCTAATTCCGCCAAGATTGTTGTTGTCTCACGGAGCGAACAACCGATTTCGTGGAGGCGGACAGCGAACGCCCTGACGGGCGTCGCCGTCCGCTCGTTCTCCCATGATTCTTATAAATCCGTGTCATAACACTTGCTGAGCAGGTCTGCGAGCATTCTAGTCCATTCACTCAACGACCTGCTCGTTACTCAAACTGGCTCAATTAGACAGTGCCAGTATACTCTATCTTTTAGAGATCTTTAGAGACACGGCCCAGGTCATCGTTAGTGATGCCTATATATGCAGCCAGAACACCCATAACTGCCCAAAATGAAAACATTGACGGCATTTTCATCATCTGTGGTTGGAACATTAGCTGTGAAAGAACGCCAACGGTCCCTGCTAAAGTTGCGATTATAATCAAAGCACGTTTCTCATCAGTTTCGTCCAAGATCGCCTGAATGGTGCCTACGAAGATGAGTAATAGTGCACCCGAATACAGTGAGAATCCAATAACCCCGGTCTCTGCGAGCAATTGGATATACCAATTATGTAGGTGGTAGGAGGTTCGAAGACCAATATCTTCACTTACGAAGTAAAAATTGGCAGCTCCAATTCCTGTAATTGGGTATTGTAGGGCCAAATCAAGACCGAGAACATACTGATGCACTCGAATACCAAGATTTGTAGCATCGAACAATGGAATATTCAACCCATCTAAGTGTACCATGAAGTCAGCAACATCCAGATATTTCTCTCCTTCTATCCCAGGGGTATTTGCTCCATCTGCAGTTTGCGATCCAGTATCCGAACTGGCCTCTGAACCAGACGATCCCCCTTCTGTTTGTGATCCAGTATCCGAATCGGCTTCCGTCTCTGATTCAGTAGAACTGACATTTGGAACTCGAACCGTTTGTCCAAATCCTGAACTTGGTATGAAGAGAATCAAGAACATACCAATAGTCGTGATTGCACCTTTACCAACCGTCTTCAGCTCCCTGATCTTCTTCCATTGAATTCCACCGGCGCTAATAAGTAATACTGAAAGGGCTACCAATAATCCGCCTCGAGCAGCATCCCAGCCGCTCATGCGATGAACAAACAACATTAAACATACGACAAGGAGAAGGCCGATCCTCTCTTTTCCATCTTTTTGCAATGCAAATACCAAGACAATTGGGATTGTGAGCGTCAATAAGACAGCTAATGGGCCGCCAAACGTGAGTCCGTTCACGAATGGCCCGGTATAAAACGCACCGATCGGGCCCAAAGAGACTTCCGCAGCAGGGGCACCTGCGCCCTCGCCTAAGTAAGGGACGCCAATCGGCCCACGGTTAAGAAATTGTATTATTCCCAGAAAAACATGGGCAATCACTGCAATACATAGTGTAGTCAGTGTCGAAGTGATCGACACTT from Natronosalvus rutilus includes:
- a CDS encoding DUF5789 family protein; protein product: MADDKQGQDKQADDEERRQQEREVEEARTRADEAEPIRNDTVEQLDDLDEALETHDYPTTTDDLIEAYGDYEIETQDGWESLDEVLGPTDNQTYVSADDVRSRILGRIRR
- a CDS encoding MFS transporter — translated: MVDDDRVAIHEATTGFLEDRDDGEQALETVLEVDSRLETWTFKDVEVDSGTFGELVSRGIVEKADGEYHVADCEAVQAALTGEDVTAGGGPALPDLENWSPTLGVWGDIRALAGLVGALCFLFAMRLTQYGSVFQGEDVVSPGNDPYYYRYWMDELLSQSTNPGDFGLLAEMPQGAIRDRPLTHALNWWFAALLGGDQAAADTVAAWLPVVATLALGVVVYALAVVVTRDPRVGIASVVLLAVAPVHAVYTQVGFLEHRLHQYFWLGVTLLALAWLAMDLTRRREQAGTREAIRGHLRSPITWVWALMLGFTLGISAHLWGGSSLLFMPLAAYIGLKAALDARDGVSPTLANLPLLVGLGLGSTLSAWLYVAWDWQMGFVAFTPAMVLGGALCVFLLGELWRTLEFHVGGLVVLEAALTGLGIYLFRQFRPADWADAQTRADDLLLREGYTESVSLFTPEYMVLFGPLVQLGISFYLGVAVMGWAIWLLTRRYEPAWLLLTVYAAVLMVLAGIQIRFAAQFMIPIAVLGGLGFVYLLSAIDLSRRPVPFRSTEDRRVAADGGEKLSFPERQKVVYLLGIGVLVCGMGLLFVPGLSGQIAYSESEHAATQAIDDHATEWNRTYPENFVLSAWGENRMYNYFVSGESERYGYARSNFGEFRSSDDPDGYYGQFEGRVGYVILTDLERDVTTDTAQRQLLGGLGTGGEGEPLAHYQLLYADEDRSTVAFAVVPGATINATGESGETVAVSTEVNVFGESFTYETEGKVGNNGRLEVTVPYAGEYTLGERTVTVNEGDVINGREVVLEG
- a CDS encoding O-antigen ligase family protein, with amino-acid sequence MVSAREILQNLFSQRPPSSQQVIIFGTVLSIGVILLAPVLAVFLEPFIGGPYNQLVAVGVIGLFYGVVCAYYKEIISGSYAGMLVFLTISMNVPLGDSKYHLAGIGPNIWLVHIPIIILVTYGLVSEDSIQIGRPQKLFALFIVWAGLGAILAPGPRPDMTILFVIFAMTALLISIIVMTAIASGKVSITSTLTTLCIAVIAHVFLGIIQFLNRGPIGVPYLGEGAGAPAAEVSLGPIGAFYTGPFVNGLTFGGPLAVLLTLTIPIVLVFALQKDGKERIGLLLVVCLMLFVHRMSGWDAARGGLLVALSVLLISAGGIQWKKIRELKTVGKGAITTIGMFLILFIPSSGFGQTVRVPNVSSTESETEADSDTGSQTEGGSSGSEASSDTGSQTADGANTPGIEGEKYLDVADFMVHLDGLNIPLFDATNLGIRVHQYVLGLDLALQYPITGIGAANFYFVSEDIGLRTSYHLHNWYIQLLAETGVIGFSLYSGALLLIFVGTIQAILDETDEKRALIIIATLAGTVGVLSQLMFQPQMMKMPSMFSFWAVMGVLAAYIGITNDDLGRVSKDL